From a region of the Helianthus annuus cultivar XRQ/B chromosome 5, HanXRQr2.0-SUNRISE, whole genome shotgun sequence genome:
- the LOC110943988 gene encoding uncharacterized protein LOC110943988: MFVVRACNLVGLGGFGLAVCPCRQSEISCIGFKSVFLITSQPYIFSNGYKIRFNEKPCQQCNVGYIVPEWVEDSTLSAIQRVYGSSKALPTTTLVLPLKSEKVKPVKDQLSSIHPEVLLFLAKIKRLSVREDNEDPKLNTVSAISISSEKNFVTIKSMDAESYTLHLTADVSGNEDDTECGYYMWKQRFPVKKENKVDVRSEVEEWVITLAFPNGKRLKRGASMPGIYSFLPTETVTNFPFIIQADFLLASSRENILWDNKWNQGILDCVPIAFLNSFTSLIKSSETAPISSLPNQFRFLPIKESSHAKLNHVRDAIKAKLMNETIVPCESYTGQKLFRKPNEVGRLKPAFWSILNNAKSQGVSFSNISSHGAYILTFSFDQVKYNSILEFLEIQAVDNEWYGKCIAGSNLVRDVLEELYMQLLVFIADNWGSLFYKTNIKNIPLIKYVGTDGKVNLFSINVCANKLLAADSDHISWLINWNTEFHCSNGKFFLPTVTREAIGSCLKKYTIIKWLMEEVKVKFISVNEYAGDLISSLKTDRKLAVTYAHFLYHSGKKTYLMEYQIQSLCAKMPIVDNYGQVTIRRDGVLVPAKGSKWVELIGSNPWRQINFVELGEDYTRSVTYFGNYVSGEDLVSFMRTYVGAADVPFLSPPNAAVPTLSSPLTKTNAFLLLRWLNFLRKKNAHLPERFLSSIKNGSWLKISLSGFPGSRPPSESFMLEATSGSILQHGSVLVDIPLLDVKFYGDEIRNYKEELKTVGVRFEDKEACEFIGERLMSLAASSKLTRDNVASILKFIRYLGAHYIPSTELVNRIKQGKWVRTSQGDKTPNNSVLFSHEWNAASQLSNIPFIDRDYYGEVLSFKEELKQLGVMVKFDESRYQLVSDNVKSSSLLNSLSSEAMLLLLRCIQKLCSSDKLVQAVKSIKCVKTNLGYKCPSECFFVNSESEWGCLLQVFGTFPILDVNFYGRSIFSMEKELKKIGVMVDFEDASKEFTRTFKQQASASSIRKENVFSFLECFRKLKKMKVKLPDNLKKCLREEKWLKTKLGDYRSPNACILFGADWESITPISTLPFIDDGNNFYGNEIHNYQVELNLLGVTTKFKDGAKFVAAGLYLPECSSSITPASSYALLDSVKRLKESASEIPTKFSEKLAQKNWLKTHFGYKRPNECLLFCSDWNPFFKREDAPFIDEQFYGSRIESYREELSHLGVITGVNKGCQVIASYLNSQSNFERINRYYNYLSEFKWEPADDDDKKIWLPRGTDNGEWVSPQDCVLHDKNNLFSGLLYVLEKYKYERKVLGFFAGIFNVKVHPSVDDYCNLWKKWEASGNLITHKECCVSWEFVVKNWNPVTEKTFNKSFSKLPVSSPSSDGIFLSDKRDVFIGDDLFLTDLFQSCSSPIFVWYPQPSSKTLTRTKLVDIYKKLGVRTISESAQKTLSNVDQVKLEPISSKEKFMKKGLVKLILGFLADPNLNLETERRHEAVSCMLGLEAFETVDPLIVKYGLSLSCGDVVTVEAKRMIRWDKQNSKLFMQKREESGGQKSVIEHACHFGEVIAEGMLWENEEVVSQLSELIRLGFLVEFDEEAIEFLMKMKNLQIFLEDHHYLSSIFSS; encoded by the exons ATGTTCGTCGTGAGA GCCTGCAACTTGGTTGGGTTGGGTGGTTTTGGGTTAGCCGTGTGTCCGTGCAGGCAATCAGAAATAAGCT GTATTGGCTTCAAGAGTGTTTTTTTGATAACATCTCAACCTTACATCTTCAGTAACGGCTACAAGATAAGGTTTAACGAAAAACCATGCCAACAGTGTAATGTTGGTTATATTGTTCCTGAATGGGTTGAGGATTCAACTCTATCTGCCATTCAAAGAGTATATGGTTCATCTAAGGCTCTACCAACCACCACCCTGGTGTTACCGTTAAAGTCAGAGAAGGTCAAACCAGTGAAGGATCAACTCTCAAGCATCCATCCTGAAGTTCTTTTATTTCTTGCAAAGATAAAGCGGCTTTCAGTTAGGGAGGACAATGAGGATCCTAAGCTAAACACGGTGAGTGCAATATCAATCTCCAGTGAGAAAAACTTTGTTACGATAAAGAGCATGGATGCTGAATCGTACACACTGCATCTTACCGCTGATGTTTCTGGCAACGAAGACGACACAGAGTGTGGCTACTACATGTGGAAACAAAGGTTTCCCGTTAAGAAAGAGAACAAAGTTGACGTCCGATCAGAAGTCGAGGAGTGGGTTATTACATTGGCTTTCCCAAATGGGAAAAGACTCAAACGAGGTGCAAGCATGCCTGGCATCTATTCCTTTTTACCAACCGAGACGGTTACAAATTTTCCGTTTATAATCCAAGCAGATTTTCTCTTGGCTTCATCAAGGGAAAATATCCTGTGGGACAACAAATGGAATCAGggaattcttgattgtgtgcctatTGCCTTTTTGAATTCATTTACCTCGTTGATCAAGTCTTCTGAAACTGCTCCTATTTCTAGTCTTCCTAATCAGTTTAGGTTCTTACCTATCAAAGAATCCTCTCACGCAAAGCTGAATCATGTGCGGGATGCAATTAAGGCCAAACTAATGAACGAGACTATTGTTCCATGTGAGTCATACACGGGGCAAAAGTTATTTCGTAAACCCAATGAAGTTGGTAGGCTGAAGCCTGCATTTTGGAGCATACTGAACAATGCAAAGAGCCAAGGCGTTAGTTTTTCTAATATATCATCGCATGGGGCCTATATACTCACCTTTTCTTTTGATCAAGTGAAGTACAACTCCATTTTGGAGTTCTTGGAAATCCAGGCGGTAGATAATGAATGGTATGGCAAATGCATTGCTGGTTCTAATCTTGTAAGGGACGTTTTGGAGGAACTTTATATGCAGCTTTTGGTGTTCATAGCCGATAATTGGGGGTCCTTGTTTTACAAGACTAACATCAAGAACATACCACTCATAAAGTATGTCGGGACGGATGGCAAAGTGAATTTGTTCTCAATCAATGTTTGTGCAAACAAGCTgcttgctgctgattctgatcaCATCTCCTGGTTGATTAACTGGAACACAGAATTTCACTGTTCTAATGGTAAATTCTTTCTGCCTACTGTTACGCGAGAAGCTATAGGATCGTGTTTGAAGAAGTATACTATAATAAAATGGCTCATGGAGGAGGTGAAGGTTAAATTCATCAGCGTTAACGAATATGCTGGTGATCTTATTTCTTCACTCAAAACCGACCGCAAGCTTGCTGTTACATATGCTCATTTCCTCTACCACTCTGGAAAGAAGACTTACTTGATGGAGTATCAAATTCAAAGTCTGTGTGCTAAAATGCCAATTGTTGATAACTATGGGCAAGTAACTATAAGAAGAGATGGGGTTCTTGTACCTGCTAAAGGTAGCAAATGGGTAGAGCTTATCGGCTCTAATCCATGGAGGCAAATTAATTTTGTAGAGCTTGGAGAAGATTACACGCGGTCTGTTACatattttggtaattatgtaTCAGGGGAAGACCTTGTTTCATTTATGAGAACTTATGTTGGAGCTGCTGATGTTCCTTTTCTGTCTCCCCCTAATGCTGCTGTTCCTACTCTGTCGTCGCCCTTGACAAAAACAAATGCATTCTTGCTTCTACGCTGGCTTAATTTTTTGAGAAAAAAGAATGCTCATCTACCAGAAAGATTTTTGTCATCTATTAAAAATGGTTCCTGGTTAAAAATCTCTTTAAGCGGTTTTCCCGGCAGCAGGCCACCCTCAGAGTCATTCATGCTTGAAGCTACCAGCGGGAGTATTTTACAGCACGGATCAGTTCTAGTTGATATTCCGTTGCTAGATGTAAAATTTTATGGCGATGAGATAAGAAATTACAAAGAAGAGTTAAAAACAGTTGGTGTGCGATTTGAGGATAAAGAAGCTTGCGAATTCATTGGTGAGCGTCTCATGTCTCTTGCTGCATCTTCAAAGCTTACCAGAGACAATGTTGCTTCAATATTGAAATTTATTCGGTATTTGGGAGCACATTATATCCCTAGTACGGAACTTGTTAACCGAATCAAACAAGGAAAATGGGTTAGAACTTCTCAAGGAGACAAGACCCCAAACAACTCTGTTTTGTTCAGTCATGAATGGAATGCTGCTTCACAATTAAGTAACATTCCATTCATCGATAGAGATTACTATGGAGAAGTACTTTCTTTCAAGGAAGAATTAAAACAGTTGGGCGTGATGGTGAAGTTTGATGAGAGTCGTTACCAGCTTGTGTCAGACAACGTCAAGTCCTCATCTTTGTTGAATTCTTTGTCTTCCGAAGCTATGTTACTGCTATTAAGGTGCATACAGAAATTATGTTCCTCAGATAAGTTGGTGCAAGCAGTGAAAAGCATTAAATGTGTCAAGACAAACTTGGGCTACAAATGTCCATCTGAATGCTTTTTCGTTAATTCAGAATCTGAATGGGGCTGTCTTTTACAAGTCTTTGGGACCTTCCCTATTCTTGATGTTAACTTCTATGGACGCTCGATCTTTTCAATGGAGAAAGAGCTAAAGAAAATCGGTGTTATGGTTGATTTCgaagatgcttcaaaagaatTCACTCGCACTTTTAAACAACAGGCTTCAGCGTCTTCTATCCGAAAAGAAAATGTTTTTTCGTTTCTTGAATGCTTCagaaagttgaagaaaatgaaggTCAAGCTTCCGGataatctcaagaagtgcttacGCGAAGAGAAATGGCTTAAAACGAAACTTGGTGACTATAGATCACCGAATGCATGCATTCTTTTTGGTGCAGACTGGGAATCAATTACTCCAATATCAACACTTCCTTTCATTGATGACGGTAATAATTTCTACGGCAATGAGATCCATAATTATCAAGTGGAGCTTAATCTGTTAGGTGTAACTACCAAATTTAAAGATGGTGCCAAGTTTGTGGCTGCTGGGCTTTATTTACCTGAGTGTTCAAGTAGCATTACTCCTGCTAGCAGTTATGCATTGCTAGATTCTGTCAAAAGACTTAAAGAAAGTGCATCAGAGATTCCTACCAAGTTTTCTGAAAAACTGGCCCAGAAGAACTGGTTAAAAACACATTTCGGATACAAACGCCCGAACGAGTGTTTGCTTTTCTGTTCTGACTGGAATCCTTTCTTTAAACGTGAAGATGCTCCATTCATTGATGAACAGTTTTATGGATCTCGGATTGAATCCTACAGAGAGGAGCTCAGTCATTTAGGAGTGATAACAGGTGTTAACAAGGGATGCCAGGTGATTGCTAGTTATCTTAATTCACAGTCCAATTTTGAAAGAATTAATCGTTACTACAATTATTTGTCTGAGTTCAAATGGGAGCCTGCTGATGACGACGACAAAAAAATATGGCTACCAAGAGGAACCGATAATGGAGAGTGGGTGTCACCACAAGACTGTGTTCTTCATGACAAAAACAATCTGTTTAGTGGTCTTTTGTATGTGTTGGAGAAATACAAGTATGAGAGGAAAGTTCTTGGATTTTTTGCTGGCATTTTTAATGTGAAGGTCCATCCATCTGTTGATGATTACTGCAATCTATGGAAGAAATGGGAAGCTTCAGGAAATCTGATAACACATAAGGAATGTTGTGTTTCTTGGGAGTTTGTGGTTAAAAACTGGAACCCGGTGACTGAGAAAACGTTCAATAAAAGCTTTTCAAAACTCCCAGTATCATCACCTAGTTCTGATGGTATTTTTCTGTCAGACAAGCGTGACGTTTTCATAGGTGATGATCTTTTTCTAACAGACCTTTTCCAAAGTTGTTCTAGTCCCATATTTGTTTGGTATCCACAACCAAGCTCTAAAACTCTCACCCGAACCAAGCTTGTGGATATCTACAAAAAACTTGGTGTCCGTACCATATCTGAATCTGCACAGAAGACTTTATCTAATGTTGATCAAGTGAAACTGGAGCCCATTAGTTCAAAAGAAAAGTTTATGAAAAAAGGTTTGGTCAAGCTGATTTTGGGCTTTCTAGCTGATCCAAATCTCAATCTTGAGACAGAAAGGAGACATGAAGCTGTTAGTTGCATGTTGGGACTTGAAGCTTTCGAGACGGTTGATCCACTGATTGTGAAGTATGGTTTATCTCTATCTTGTGGAGACGTTGTGACTGTTGAAGCTAAGAGAATGATCCGTTGGGATAAACAGAACTCCAAACTTTTTATGCAGAAGAGGGAAGAAAGCGGTGGTCAGAAGAGTGTGATAGAACATGCTTGTCATTTTGGTGAAGTGATAGCTGAGGGGATGTTGTGGGAGAATGAAGAGGTTGTGTCACAGCTTTCGGAACTGATCAGATTGGGTTTTTTGGTCGAGTTTGATGAGGAAGCAATTGAGTTTCTCATGAAGATGAAGAATCTTCAAATATTTCTTGaggatcatcactatctttcttCCATATTCTCGTCTTAA